The genomic segment GCGCGAACCACGGTCACCGTCAACGACGCCTTCGCCCGCCACATATCGGAGGTCGACTCCGCGGCGCACGTCGAGGTGATCCCGAACGGGACGACGCGCGACTGGGTCGACGCGGGAAGGACGGTCTCCCGCGAGCCCGGCCAGGGATTCGTGCTCGGATACGCCGGCAACCTCGGGCTCGCCCAAAACATCGAGGTCGCGATCGACGCGATCGCCGAGCTCGCCGGAACCGGAGCGCTCGAAGCGCGGATGCTGGTCGTCGGCGACGGCCCGCGCCGGGCCGAGGTCGAGGCATACGCCGAGGATCGCGCCCCGGGGCTGGTCGAGTTCCACGGCCTGATGAGTCCGCGGGAAGCAGCGGCGGTGCTCGCTCGCCGCACCGACGCGTTGCTCGTCTCCGAGCGACAGGACTGGACCGTCTCGTCGAAGCTCTACGACTACGCCGCTCTGGCGCGACCGATGGTCGCCGCGGTGAGGGGGGAGATGGCGACGCTCGTCGAGCGTGAGGGGATCGGGCTCGTCACGCCGGCCGACGACCCGGCCGGCATCCGCGAGGCGATCGAGCGCCTCGCCTCGAACCCCGAGCTCGGTTCCGAGCTCGGGACCCGAGGCCTCGCCTTCGCCGAGCGCAACCTGCGCGAGGCCGGAGCGCGGCGGATGGCCGACGTCGTCGAGCGCGCCGGGCGCGGGGCGGGCGGATGAGCTCCGCCGGGCGCTTCGAGGGCCTGTGCGCGACGCCGGACACTCCGGCGGCGCACGTCGCCGAGCTCCTGAGCTGGCTCTGGGGATTTCCGGATCCCGTCGCCGAGAACGCCCCCGGCCTGGTCCGGTTGGCGCCGTCGGATGCGGGCGCGGAGGTGCGTCGCGCCGTCTCGGGCGGGCGGCTCGGCGCCGCGATCGTGATCCGCGGCGATCGTCCCGACGCCGCCGACCCCGGCGCGTCGCCGAGCCGGCGCGTCGAGGGCTCCCCGTCTTTCGACGGGTCGCGCGTCGCCGGCGAATTCAGACTGATCGACGCGACGCCGGGTGAGTTCGGCGTCGCATCCTCGCTCGGAACCCACGCCACCTGGAGTTCCGGGGTCCTCGACCTCGCGGCGCCCGACGATCTCGGCTGGGGCACCCTGCGGAGCTTCTGGGCCCTCGAGGCGGTCTCGCACGTGCTCGGGACGCCACGCCGGCTACCGGCCGTCGGCTGCCTGCGCCTCGATGATTTCCCCGGCACGGCGCAGCACCAGGCCCAGGGCAACGCGAAGGAGGACGCCAAGCAACTTCGGAGGCTGTCGAGCCTGCGCCGCGCCTGTGAGCGCTCCGGGTCCGTTCTGAACTTCGCGGTGGCGGCGGAGGCGCTCGACGGCGGCGCCCGCGTACCGCTAGACCGAGTCTGGCCGCGTTGCATCGAGCAGCTCGGCGACGGCGTCCGCGCGGGTCGCTTCGAGCCCGTGTGCCACGGCCTGCTCCATCTCGACCCGGACCTCTATGAGAGCTCCGGCGAGATCGAGTTCCGCGAGTTCGCCGCGCTCAGCCACGAGGAGGCGGGGCGCCGGATCGACCTGGCGCTCGCCTGGCACGAAGCGAAGCTGGCGCGTCCACGCGTGTTCGTCGCTCCCGCCTGGGGCTACAGCGAGGGCAGCATCGAGGCCCTGGCGGAGCGCGGCCTCCCCGCGTGGCTGCCGCCCCGGCCGGGGCCGTTGGCCGACGGACCGAACCTGCGCGAGACCCTGACGAGCGACCTGATCGGCCTGCACCGCCTCGACTATTCGCCGCTCGCCCGGCTCGCGGCGGTCGGGGTGCCGCCAACGGTCACCTTCCACGGAGGGCTCATCGACTCGCGCACGACGCGCCCTCGCGATGTCGCCGGCGCGGTCGACCTCGCACGGCTGCTGCTCGCGCGCGACATCGTCCGCGTCCCACGGATCGCCGGCGTCGACTGGATCGGAGCCGGCGACTTCGCCGAACTGATCGCCGGCCACCGGGCGAGCGGCTGATGGCCCCGCGGATCGTCCAGGTCATGGGCTGGCGCTCCCAGCAGTACGGGAGCTTCGAGCGCTTCCTCGTCGCGCTCTCGCGATCCGGCCGCGAGATGGGTGTCGAGACGCACCTCGTCTTTCAGAACCGGCCTCCGGAGCGGTTCGCCGATGACGTCGAGGCGGCGATCCACACCGTCGAGGCGGCTCGCG from the Thermoleophilia bacterium SCSIO 60948 genome contains:
- a CDS encoding glycosyltransferase family 4 protein, producing the protein MTMLRGMRVLLVAQHFAPEVTAGRFRVEPFARELAARGHEVTVVCPVPNHPSGVVEPGYRGRPIVRSRGDGVRIRHVWVRASAEKSLKGRLGLYASFGAAALLAGSIRRRQDVVLASSPPLSVGLAGMLLAERHRAPFVFDVRDPWPGAAVRLGELGPGRLLDTLSALERTLYARARTTVTVNDAFARHISEVDSAAHVEVIPNGTTRDWVDAGRTVSREPGQGFVLGYAGNLGLAQNIEVAIDAIAELAGTGALEARMLVVGDGPRRAEVEAYAEDRAPGLVEFHGLMSPREAAAVLARRTDALLVSERQDWTVSSKLYDYAALARPMVAAVRGEMATLVEREGIGLVTPADDPAGIREAIERLASNPELGSELGTRGLAFAERNLREAGARRMADVVERAGRGAGG